One window of Leucoraja erinacea ecotype New England chromosome 14, Leri_hhj_1, whole genome shotgun sequence genomic DNA carries:
- the LOC129703300 gene encoding odorant receptor 131-2, producing MVCPFHTQRTLSGAMNSSNETSDCISIAVKTSIFLVDFLITAVWSHAITSAVQQELELKRETRYNLLCQHLIYSSIYFALGTVTNGFRLFKVDLPRVLCWILFPVQITFAQCIMLTLTLMSLNACLAICWPLRYYALVGSPIRKITAIIWILAVQNPLWSLVYQSLNVSSAYIIEKDRSCPNPMNGFVSRQIAIAFILLCFLMIVISYLLIYREGRRAGHFVSSNIQARNTILIHGFQLSFFILPVLITIGIGKKPKLTALNLANTVIFSVAQCLSPVIYGLRCKELRNKLATTKFCCCAFKHGKKSARAMRLSEVPTISTVTDTRSSQVCNP from the coding sequence ATGGTTTGTCCATTCCATACACAAAGAACATTAAGCGGAGCCATGAACAGTTCTAACGAGACGTCTGATTGTATTTCTATTGCAGTGAAGACTTCAATTTTCCTGGTTGATTTTCTCATCACTGCTGTTTGGAGCCATGCAATAACTAGTGCCGTGCAACAAGAATTGGAATTGAAACGAGAGACCAGATATAACCTCCTGTGCCAACATCTCATCTACTCTTCCATATATTTCGCCTTGGGCACCGTGACAAACGGCTTTCGGCTCTTCAAGGTCGACTTACCGCGAGTTCTTTGCTGGATTTTGTTCCCTGTACAAATAACATTCGCACAATGCATCATGCTAACTTTAACCCTAATGTCCTTGAATGCTTGTCTGGCTATCTGTTGGCCACTGCGGTATTATGCACTTGTTGGTTCCCCCATAAGGAAAATAACCGCAATAATATGGATATTGGCAGTGCAGAATCCATTGTGGTCTCTAGTTTACCAAAGTCTGAATGTGTCCTCAGCATACATTATTGAAAAAGACCGTAGCTGCCCAAATCCAATGAATGGATTTGTTTCAAGGCAAATTGCAATTGCATTTATCCTACTGTGTTTTCTCATGATTGTAATAAGTTATTTGTTAATATACAGAGAAGGAAGACGAGCAGGACATTTTGTGTCCTCAAATATTCAAGCCAGGAATACCATTCTCATCCATGGCTTCCAATTAAGCTTTTTCATTCTCCCGGTTTTGATCACAATAGGAATAGGTAAAAAACCTAAATTAACAGCACTGAATCTAGCCAACACTGTCATATTCTCTGTTGCTCAGTGCCTTAGCCCCGTGATTTATGGGCTCAGATGTAAAGAGCTTCGAAATAAATTAGCAACAACCAAATTCTGCTGCTGTGCATTTAAACACGGGAAGAAAAGTGCAAGGGCGATGCGACTGAGTGAAGTCCCTACCATTAG